The sequence aataggcatgtactgatccaagctattagccccctccttcttaggaatgagagccaagaaggtagaattcatagatttgagcatttgtttattcctatgagattcttgaacaagccagtattaaataaataatatcataacaataaaaaattatatataattaaattaaaaaaatgtgcATATTTATATAGCAATAAGAAAATAACATATGAAAAAAATTCTTTATCATATTTattacaaaatattaaataatacattatatacatattttaaaatccatattaaaaaacaaataaaataataatataaacatataaaaaacttcatataaaaaatgaacaaataaaaaaaacataaaaaaaaacctCCTTCCTTTTCAAGGCATGGAGTAGCTCGCACAGTAATCGAGGCAACAAGAGGTATCTCCATTCCCgagtaaacaaaattaaaaacattttgATGGGATCGTTTGAGTGGATGGTGatgattgaaaaataaattgaatgaataattCAATAATCGGacaatctattcaacaatatacaagcgtatataaagagattacaaggacaaCGTTCTAAagtaagaacaagtcgtttaaagtgaactacttaaaagctaaatgctaaataaagcttaaaagctaattaactaaaaagcaaaagctaaatgctaaataaagcttaaaagctaattaactaaaaaggaaaagctaaatgctaaataaagcttaaaagctaaatgaccataaacaaggaactaaatataggtgactaaaatataattaaatattctaataccttcctttaatggtcattctatctactaactaccctacagaagacactgcaggtctttttatcacaaatgaaaagaacactctgctacagtggagaccctccctggatctgaaaaAGTGTTAATGACTAAgaataccaaaatctacccaacttgatgttgggtaaccaaactgaaacccgaaaccatgattttgaggaaaaatcagcaaaccctctaaaactgaagatacaaatcatcatttttgtgaaAACAAATGGTTAAAACCCTTGAaacgatttttgaggaaaaaattgaacaaaaccccGAAACTTCGCATGGCAAGACCCAAAACACCACATGGTAAGACAACAAACATCACGCAGTAAAACATCAGATATCATGTAGGAAAACACTAgacaacatcacgtggtaaaaccttgatttttgagaaaaaaaatcaagcaaaaccctcccatgatttttaatggcgaaaaatcagaaaacccacgcAAACTTTGCAGATGACggataataatttttaaggaaaaaattataaacccttcaaacaatttttgaggaaaaaaaatgtgaaaaccctgggacctgtagGACGAGGTCTgacctaaatcaatctgatcaaggcaacgatattcagatatcgtgaacatgcactgtttccaggtgttgtggcagttgttgaagttttgactgtgttccaacataatgttggtcaaagatgccatcatgaAAAATGGAAGTTGAACAAGGtcaatctgattcaaaaatcagaatagaagcaactGCACAAAAAATATGAAACCCTAGAGGAGAATTCTGGCACGGATTCCAAGCcgcaaatttcgaggtttggaagaaacccataaattaaaaaaattccgcaaacttaaaacaacataaatggTGCCCAGAAAAATagcaaaaatcccaacgtccacaaaaatagcagaaattgtgatctgtttttaaattccaaggtaaatttgctggcacaaaatttgaggcgtgaaaaacgaggcacccagaaaaatctgagaccaacccagaaaagctctcgaaaaacccactaAGAATCTGAAAACGGAATGCAGATCTGACGGCTCAAAAATGGAGCCACAGAAAATGATGCACCCAAAAAATCTAACAACGACCCAATtaaggtctcgaaaaacccaccaaaaatctgcaaccagaataaaattttgacttgaactgaagggtcaaaaccctagtcgaaaattgcagaaagcctaagaaaattttcaatctgcaaaaaaaaacctcCAAGTTGCAAGCCCGAAAAATCTTCAcaacccaaaaaaaacatgaactgctgcccagcacaaagaaattcgCTCACGAACTAGAAActgtcaaaaccctcaaaaaccttcaaaaaagcaaaatcatttttttttataaaaaaacaataaaacaaatttggaaaatattctagaaagaaggccatgaatttttattaaaaagttcgccaaactttaaagaatcacatcgacccactctgataccatgaaaaataaattgaatgaatgattcaataatcggacaatctattcaacaatatacaagcgtatataaagagattacaaggacaaCGTTCTAAAGTAAGAACAAGTCATTTAAAGTGAACTActtaaaagctaaatgctaaataaagcttaaaagctaattaactaaaaagaaaaagctaaatgctaaatgctaaatgctaaataaagcttaaaagctaattaactaaaaaggaaaagctaaatgctaaataaagcttaaaagctaaatgaccataaacaaggaactaaatataggtgactaaaatataattaaatattctaataccttcccttaatggtcattctatctactaactaccctacagaagacactgcaggtcttttgatcacaaatgaaaagaacactctgctaCAGTGGAGACCCTCCTTGGATCTGAAAAAGTGTTAATAACTAAgaataccaaaatctacccaacttgatgttgggtaaccaaactgaaacccgaaaccatgattttgaggaaaactcAGCAAACCCtctaaaattgaagatacaaatcatcatttttgtgaaAACAAATGGTTAAAACCCTTGAaacgatttttgaggaaaaaattgaacaaaaccccGAAACTTCGCATGGCAAGACCCAAAACACCACATGGTAAGACAACAAACATCATGCAGTAAAACATCAGATATCATGTAGGAAAACATTAgacaacatcacgtggtaaaaccttgatttttgagaaaaaaaatcaagcaaaaccctcccatgatttttaatggcgaaaaatcagaaaacccacgcAAACTTTGCAGATGACggataataatttttaaggaaaaaattataaacccttcgaacaatttttgaggaaaaaaaatgtgaaaaccctgGGACCCGTAGGACGAGGTCTgacctaaatcaatctgatcaaggcaacgatattcagatatcgtgaacatgcactgtttccaggtgttgtggcagttgttgaagttttgactgtgttccaacataatgttggtcaaagatgccatcatgaAAAATGGAAGTTGAACAAGGtcaatctgattcaaaaatcagaatagaagcaactGCACAAAAAATATGAAACCCTAGAGGAGAATTCTGGCACGGATTCCAAGCcgcaaatttcgaggtttggaagaaacccataaattaaaaaaatttcgcaaacttaaaacaacataaatggtgcccaaaaaaatagcaaaaatcccaacgtccacaaaaatagcagaaattgtgatctgtttttaaattccaaggtaAATTTGCTGGCACAAAACTTGAGGCATGAaaaacgaggcacccagaaaaatctgagaccaacccagaaaagctctcgaaaaacccactaAGAATCTGAAAACGGAATGCAGATCTGACGGCTCAAAAATGGAGCCACAGAAAATGATGCACCCAAAAAATCTAACGACGACCCAATtaaggtctcgaaaaacccaccaaaaatctgcaaccagaataaaattttaacttgaacttaagggtcaaaaccctagtcgaaaattgcagaaaacctaagaaaattttcaatctgcaaaaaaaaacctcCAAGTTGCAAGCCCGAAAAATCTTTACAACCccaaaaaaacatgaactgctgcccagcacaaagaaattcgcccacgAACTAGAAActgtcaaaaccctcaaaaaccttcaaaaaagcaaaatcatttttttttttaaaaaaacaataaaacaaatttggaaaatattctagaaagaaggccatgaatttttattaaaaagttcgccaaactttaaagaatcacatcgacccactctgataccatgaaaaataaattgaatgaatgattcaataatcggacaatctattcaacaatatacaagcgtatataaagagattacaaggacaaCGTTCTAAagtaagaacaagtcgtttaaagtgaactacttaaaagctaaatgctaaataaagcttaaaagctaattaactaaaaagaaaaagctaaatgctaaataaagattaagagctaaatgaccattaaacaaggaactaaatataggtgactaaaatataattaagtattttaataccctcctttaatggtcattctatctactaactaccctacagaagacactgcaggtcttttgatcacaaatgaaaagaacactctgctaCAGTGGAGACCTTgcctggatctgaaaagtgttaatgatcaagaataccaaaatccatccaacttgatgttgggtaaccaaactgaaacctgaaaccatgattttgaggaaaactcgacaaaccctccaaaactgaagatacaaatcatcatttttgtggaaaaaaatggtaaaagcCCTTGAaacaatttttgtggaaaaaaatgaacaaaacccTGAAACTTCGCATGGCAAGACCCAAAACACCACATGGTAAGACTACAAACATCACGCGGTAAAACATCAGATATCATGCAGGAAAACACCAGACAACATCACATGGTAAAATACCAGATATCACATGGTAAAACCataatttttgagaaaaaatcaagcaaaaccctcccatgattttttatggCGAAAAATCAGAAAACCAACGTAAGATTTGCAgatgacagataataatttttaaggaaaaaattataaacccttcgaacaatttttgaggaaaaaaaaatgTGAAACTTTGGGACCTGTTGGACGAGgtttggcctaaatcaatctgatcaaggcaacaatattcaaatatcgtgaacatgcattgtttccaagtgttgtggcagttgttgaacttttgactgtgttccaacataaTGTTGGTCAAAGATGTCATCACGAAAATGGAAGTTGAACGAGGtcaatctgattcaaaaatcaaaatagaagcagctgcacaaaaaacttgaaaccctggaggagaattctgACACGAATTCCAAAGcacaaatttcgaggtttggaagaaacccataaattaaaaaaattctgcaaacttaaaacaacataaatggtgcccaaaaaaaagaataaaaatcccaacgtccacaaaaatagcagaaattgtgaagtgtttttaaattccaaggcaaatttgctggcacaaaatttgaggtgtggaaaacgaggcacccagaaaaatttgagaccaacccagaaaagctctcgaaaaacccaccaagaatctgaaaacgGAATGCAGATCTGATGGCTCAAAAAATGAGGCATGAAAAATGATACACCTAAAAAATCTGATGACGACCtaattgaggtctcgaaaaacccacctaaaatctgcaaccagaataaaattttgactttagctgaagggtcaaaaccctagtcgaaaattgcaaaaaccctaagaaaattttcaatctgcaaaaaaaaacctcCAGGTTGCAAGCCCGAAAAATCTTCAGAACCccaaaaaaacatgaactgctgcccagcTCAAAAAAATTAGCCCACAAACCAGAAACCCTCGAAACCCTCAAAAaaccttcaaaaaagcaaaatcattttttttataaaaaaacaataaaaaatattctagaaagaaagccatgaatttttattaaaaaatttgtcaaactttatagaatcccatcgacccactctgataccatgaaaagtaaattgaatgaatgattcaataatctgattcaataatcggataatctattcaacaatatacaagcgtatataaaaagattacaaagacgacattctaaattaagaacgagtcgtttaaagtgaactactaaaaagctaaatgctaaataaagcttaaaagctaatttgctaaataaagcttaaaagttaattaactaaaaagaaaaagctaaatgctaaataaaacttcaaaaataattaactaaaaacCAAAATGACCATTGAACAAGAAACTAAATataagtgactaaaatataattaaatattccaaTAATGACATGGGAGATGGAGATGGGAAGACATGACATGAACGGCCGTTTTGTCCCTCTATAGCCATTGTCATCCATCCATCTTGGGTTAACCATAATCATGTGGAGCACAAGATTATCAAACAAGTATGAGGCCATTGGCAAACCCAACCAGTCCATCCCATCACAAGAATTTAAGAAACGTTTCGAAGAGTTCCACAGTCATACTCTGCATAGCGAAGCATCTTGGGCGAAATTGTATTCATCACAACTTTATCCCGAATAAGCTTCGGCAACCACCAACTTCCACTCTGCATAATTCCCGAAACGCTGGATCCCACCCCAATTCCAAAAGCCCTCCCTTTCCTCTTGTCCACATATTTCTTCAACGCCACCTCAATTTCAGCTGGTTTCTCTAAATCCACTTCTGCTAAAAACCTCCCCAAAGTGATCGAGTCCTCCAGAGCCAGAGCCTTGCCCTGCACCAAATCAGGAGTCATCGGATGCATCGCATCTCCCACCACGGTCACACTGCCTTTCTGCGCTTTTCCTGCTGTAAACGGCCAAAGATAGCGGTGTTTCAAAATTGCCAGGCTTAAACTGCTAGGAATCGATCTCTGTATCACCTCCATTATTTCTTTGTTTCCAAAATCTTCTGCTAAATGTTGTGCTTCTTCTTGAAGAATGACCGCATTGTACGAGATTTCCGCATCTGCATTAAGAAACAAGTGAGTTGGAATTGTTAATTTATTTAGTACAGTGCCTTGCGCTACTATTTTGCTGTTCTTTTCACATAGTTAGTGTTTCAGTATTTACCTCGAGGAAGGCTCTTCCGAGACAAGTACCAGTAAACATCCCTCTCATTGCAGGGAGCAAAAGCGGCCACCATTCCGTTTCCCCACATCTGGACAAATTTCGCCTCAAAATGGTGGCCTTGCGGAAAAGACCCTAACCCTAGAAATGAAGAGCGACCCGCCAAAtttggagatccaaaccctagccACTTGGCCACGGTCGAATTAACTCCGTCGCACCCTATAACCACCTGGAATTAGTCCTCATTAGCAAAAACCCTGCTAAAAGTTCTACTCTGGAAGGAAACAAAACCCTCAGTCCCCTGCTAAAAATTCTCCTCTGGAAGTAAGCAAAACCGTTGACGAAAAGTCTTCACCAAAAAGAGAATCCGAGGAACCTACCTTTGGCGAAATTTGGCTTCCATCTTCGAGTGTAACGATGCTTGAATTGTCTTGCCTTGGGTGAATTGCAGAAATTTTAGAGCTAAATCGAATGGTATTTGATGGCACTGCTTGAGCTAGGGCTTCCAGAAGCTTCTTCCGTTGCACGCAGCGCACTTCATGCTGGTGTGGATCGAAAGACTTGGTGAGGCCCCTGGTTGTGGAGATCGTGTCGATTCTTTTCAGAAACACATTTAAAAATTCAGAATGTCGTAATTGAACATGATAACAGGTATCTGGAATCTGAATATTGTTGTGCCCTAgctttttaatattcaaaataccTCTGTATTCGGGTGTGATCGCGGCGAAGAGTGTCTCCCACGCCCAGAGCATCAAGTGATTTCCAGCCGTTTTCCCAAATTGTGAGGCAGGCACCTGTCGCTCGCAATGAGCTTGCCTGTTCCAGCACGGTTATACTTTTCAATCCTAGTCTGCAACACCATTAAGCATTAATGAGTGGAAATTTTGTTTGTTATTTTACAATTCTGCTATAAATtatttctttcagttcatttcagaTCCAATCCTATTTTGTCTGGGGTGCATTAAGCAAGAATTAATTTCTTGTGGGTTTCTGGCAAGCTAAAACAATTTAGTCAGTAGACTAACCACAACTTGAAAAAAAGATTAAAATGTTTATCCTCCAACAAAATTTCCTTTCAGATTAGAAATTATACCTATGAAGAGTAAGTGCAGTGGCTAATCCACCTATACCGCCCCCTGCAATCAAAATTTTGCTGCCACTCTGCATATTTGCCATGCCAGCAATTATAATCTCTAAGAATACACGATCAGCTCTCTATTTGTTAGTTGGGACTGAATCCAACTCTGTTTTCTTCTTGCGTTGAGGAAAAACATGAGGATTTACTTATATGAATGAGCCGCCTTTGCCCCTGGTCCAATTCAAATAGAAGGACTGTTAGCAGACGACATTGATAATTTGACTGGCTTATATCATTCGAAGATTCTCAGCTGAACGTGTCAGCATTGAATTGGCAGCGAACAGTAATTTGAGTACCAATGGCAGATCTATTTCACCTGGTCCAGTGTTGACCCTGGATTTTTGGATTATAATATCATGGTCAGCATTGAATGGGCAACAGTCAGCAATTTGGGTACTAGCAGATCTATTCTAATTGGTGAAGGTTTAAGCAATTTGGGTACCAGCAGATCTATTCTATTTGGTGCAGGTTTAAGCATTGCTTCTGGATTTTTGGATTATAATATTATGATCAGCATGGAATTGGTAGTGGTATGCAATTTTAATATCAAAGAGAGATCTATTTCACCTGATGTGTTGGTATCTATTTTATTTATGTGAGTTTATTAATCAACACATTCTAACGGTTGACCTTCGGTTTTTGGATTGTAATACATATGTGATGATTGAATTTCAATTATTGAACCTAAGAAAATATAAAACAGaaataaaatgattttttcttttgtcattaatttttgtatGTGTTTCTTCGAAACTAAGTAAAGAAAATCCCCTGCATTCAAAAGAATGCAAGTCCACATTATTGTCTAATTTATTTGTGTATTGTCTTGATTTTTTTCATTGTGCATTTTAAGTGAACATTGAATCAACTTTTATAGAACTAAAAACTAgtcattttttttggatctttaCTAAATAGATAGTAGTGCACTTAAAAAAAATCAAAGCCGCGTATATAAATTGCTTTTATAGAATGTTGTCTTTTGATAAATTAAAAAACTTTTGTTTAAAACTGATCAAATAGGTCATTATTATATAATagcaaataaattataaattaaaaaaataatactaTAAGTTAAGAAGAAAAGTATAGGTTCTCAATGGATCTATGGTTTGAGTTTACATCTCAAGGTTGATTTAGATCCAAGAAAATTGTTCGTAGTGAAACAACTTCACATGAATTAGGGAAGATTGTATATGAAATTTTTTAATTAGAGAAAACATGAATTCTTGGATGTTGTCTCAAACTCCAAGGTTGATATTCATATAACTAAAGAAATATGCTCCTTCTAAATGTCACATCAATGTTAATCTTTCATCCAAATTTGAAAAAGAAGGTTATTAGTATTATCCGCCAAATCATGTATAGATGCAATAAGTTAAAGTACTTTTGTTCTATTGTTCTATATTCCTTTGTATTCTAAACATTAGAATTATGTAGATCAAGGATATTTTCAACCATTACATAATTGTGATACATCTCAGCTCTTTTATTACCAAATAATATGAGTATGGACAAAATAATGTGAAAGACTGCAAGCTCAACAATGAAAAGCTTGAGTGAGTCTAGCCATGAGTCTAACAAAATGTAAAAAA is a genomic window of Cryptomeria japonica chromosome 7, Sugi_1.0, whole genome shotgun sequence containing:
- the LOC131062367 gene encoding monooxygenase 2-like, which translates into the protein MANMQSGSKILIAGGGIGGLATALTLHRLGLKSITVLEQASSLRATGACLTIWENGWKSLDALGVGDTLRRDHTRIQRIDTISTTRGLTKSFDPHQHEVRCVQRKKLLEALAQAVPSNTIRFSSKISAIHPRQDNSSIVTLEDGSQISPKVVIGCDGVNSTVAKWLGFGSPNLAGRSSFLGLGSFPQGHHFEAKFVQMWGNGMVAAFAPCNERDVYWYLSRKSLPRDAEISYNAVILQEEAQHLAEDFGNKEIMEVIQRSIPSSLSLAILKHRYLWPFTAGKAQKGSVTVVGDAMHPMTPDLVQGKALALEDSITLGRFLAEVDLEKPAEIEVALKKYVDKRKGRAFGIGVGSSVSGIMQSGSWWLPKLIRDKVVMNTISPKMLRYAEYDCGTLRNVS